A genomic segment from Clostridium pasteurianum BC1 encodes:
- a CDS encoding ABC transporter ATP-binding protein — protein sequence MILEIKDAACGYGSRTVISGLSLNVHSGEILCILGPNGVGKTTFFKTILGFLKIQGGEISIDGDNIHNWSRKKLAKVIAYVPQAHTPPFPFLVKDVVTMGRTVHLGTFASPSKNDVAIAERAMELLDISYLKDRIYTEISGGERQMVLIARALTQEPDFLIMDEPTSNLDFGNQIRVLEQINRLSETGLGIIMTSHFPDHAFLCSSKVALFQRNNNFIVGYSDDVVTEENLKSAYGVNVKIATTIDKDGSVIKSCVPLLS from the coding sequence ATGATATTAGAAATAAAAGATGCAGCTTGTGGTTACGGTTCAAGAACAGTAATAAGTGGTTTATCCTTAAATGTACATTCTGGTGAAATTCTATGCATCCTTGGCCCAAATGGCGTAGGTAAGACTACATTTTTTAAAACTATTTTAGGCTTTTTAAAAATTCAAGGTGGAGAAATCAGTATTGATGGTGATAATATACACAATTGGTCACGAAAAAAGTTAGCTAAAGTCATTGCCTATGTACCTCAAGCTCACACTCCCCCATTCCCATTTTTAGTTAAGGATGTAGTAACTATGGGAAGAACTGTTCATCTGGGAACCTTTGCCTCACCATCTAAAAATGATGTAGCTATAGCAGAAAGAGCTATGGAACTCCTTGACATATCCTATTTAAAAGACAGAATATACACAGAAATAAGCGGTGGAGAAAGACAAATGGTTCTCATAGCAAGAGCTTTAACTCAAGAACCTGACTTTTTGATTATGGATGAACCTACTTCTAATTTGGATTTTGGTAATCAGATAAGGGTTCTAGAACAAATAAACAGACTTTCTGAAACTGGTCTTGGAATTATTATGACTTCTCATTTTCCAGATCATGCTTTTCTCTGTTCCAGTAAAGTAGCCTTATTTCAGCGAAATAATAATTTTATTGTAGGTTATTCTGACGATGTAGTAACAGAGGAAAATCTCAAATCTGCCTATGGAGTTAATGTAAAAATTGCTACTACAATTGATAAAGATGGCAGCGTTATTAAGTCCTGTGTACCTTTGTTATCATAA
- the tkt gene encoding transketolase, whose protein sequence is MNNLDQQVVNTIRILSAEGVQKANSGHPGLPLGAAPMAYALWGKEMKHNPKNPNWVDRDRFILSAGHGSMLLYSLLHLFGYGLSVDDLMNFRQWGSKTPGHPEYGHTVGVEVTTGPLGQGIANGVGMAIAEQYLGSKFNKPNYKVVDHYTFALSGDGCMMEGISSEAASLAGTLGLGKLIVLYDSNNISIEGSTDIAFREDVAKRYEAYDWQVIRVEDGNDIHSITKAIETAKAEDSKPTIIIVKTQIGYGSPKQGTAGAHGEPLGEENIKKTKEFLNWKGEGEFYVSKEVRSHMETLQKAGEEKEIQWNKLFENYKKEYPQLADDWEIWYSDSIASDILEEEDFWKFQGKSATRVSSGEIINRLVKFVPNLIGGSADLSPSTKTYMKDRGDFSKEDKSGANLHFGVREHAMAAIGNGIALHGGLKIFVSTFFVFSDYMKGAMRLSALMKLPVVYVLTHDSIGVGEDGPTHEPIEQLAALRSIPNFHVFRPADSKETAAAWYSAISRTDGPTALILSRQNLPLYEESSKNALKGAYILKESSKETPDIILMATGSEVEYIYEAAKLLEEKGIAARVISMPCLEIFDKQDEDYKDSILPKKVRNRIAVEAAASFGWHKYVGLDGDIVAIDHFGASAPGDILYREFGITVDNIVERALKLVKAK, encoded by the coding sequence ATGAACAATTTAGATCAACAAGTAGTAAATACTATAAGGATATTATCAGCAGAAGGAGTTCAAAAGGCAAATTCAGGACATCCAGGATTACCTTTAGGAGCAGCTCCAATGGCCTATGCTCTATGGGGTAAAGAAATGAAGCATAATCCCAAAAATCCAAATTGGGTAGATAGAGATAGATTTATACTCTCAGCAGGGCATGGTTCCATGCTGTTATATTCCTTACTTCATTTATTTGGATACGGTCTTAGTGTAGATGATTTAATGAATTTTAGGCAATGGGGAAGTAAGACACCAGGTCATCCTGAATACGGTCATACAGTGGGGGTTGAAGTTACTACAGGGCCACTTGGACAAGGAATAGCCAATGGAGTAGGTATGGCTATAGCTGAGCAATATCTAGGAAGTAAATTTAATAAGCCCAATTACAAAGTAGTAGACCATTATACCTTTGCTCTGTCTGGCGACGGCTGCATGATGGAAGGAATCTCAAGTGAAGCAGCTTCTTTAGCGGGTACCTTAGGACTTGGTAAACTTATAGTATTGTATGATTCTAATAATATATCAATAGAAGGAAGTACTGATATTGCCTTTAGAGAAGATGTAGCTAAAAGGTATGAAGCCTATGATTGGCAGGTTATAAGGGTTGAAGATGGAAATGACATTCACTCTATTACAAAGGCTATTGAAACCGCAAAAGCTGAAGATAGCAAACCAACCATTATAATAGTAAAAACACAAATTGGATATGGATCTCCAAAGCAAGGTACTGCAGGTGCCCATGGTGAGCCTTTAGGTGAAGAAAACATAAAGAAAACAAAAGAATTTTTGAACTGGAAAGGTGAAGGGGAATTTTATGTTTCAAAGGAAGTAAGATCACATATGGAAACATTACAAAAAGCTGGAGAAGAAAAAGAAATTCAATGGAACAAGCTTTTTGAGAATTATAAAAAAGAATATCCACAGCTGGCAGATGATTGGGAAATATGGTATTCAGATAGTATTGCATCAGATATTTTAGAGGAAGAGGATTTTTGGAAATTTCAAGGTAAATCGGCTACAAGAGTTTCCTCTGGTGAGATTATAAATAGACTTGTTAAATTTGTACCAAATTTAATAGGTGGTTCTGCAGACTTATCTCCTTCAACTAAAACTTATATGAAGGATAGGGGAGATTTTTCTAAAGAAGATAAAAGTGGTGCAAATCTTCATTTTGGAGTTAGAGAACATGCTATGGCAGCTATTGGAAATGGTATAGCATTACATGGAGGACTTAAAATTTTTGTCTCAACCTTCTTTGTATTTAGTGATTACATGAAGGGTGCAATGAGACTTTCAGCATTAATGAAGCTTCCTGTAGTATATGTACTAACTCATGATAGTATTGGTGTTGGAGAAGATGGACCAACACATGAGCCAATAGAGCAATTAGCTGCTTTAAGAAGTATACCTAATTTCCATGTATTTAGGCCAGCAGATTCTAAGGAAACAGCTGCAGCTTGGTATTCAGCTATTAGCAGAACCGATGGGCCAACGGCTTTAATACTTTCAAGGCAGAACCTTCCTCTATATGAAGAGAGTTCAAAGAATGCATTAAAGGGAGCATATATATTAAAAGAAAGTTCTAAGGAAACACCGGATATTATTCTTATGGCAACAGGTTCGGAAGTGGAATACATTTATGAAGCAGCAAAATTATTGGAGGAAAAAGGTATAGCTGCCAGAGTAATAAGTATGCCTTGTTTAGAAATATTTGATAAGCAGGATGAGGACTATAAGGACAGTATTCTTCCTAAGAAGGTGAGAAATAGAATTGCAGTAGAGGCAGCAGCATCCTTTGGATGGCACAAGTATGTGGGCTTAGATGGAGATATAGTGGCTATAGACCATTTTGGAGCATCTGCACCAGGAGATATATTGTATAGAGAATTTGGAATTACTGTAGATAATATTGTTGAAAGGGCTTTAAAACTAGTTAAAGCTAAATAA
- a CDS encoding FecCD family ABC transporter permease, protein MKTINKVNIKQDPTILLSDSVTDTHTKIKQKKNYLLIGLVLLPILAFIISFSVGRYSIPISTLFDIFYSKLFGLSIHYPDTLLTVLFKVRIPRILAAMMVGAALSVSGATYQGLFKNPMVSSDILGASAGAGFGAAIAILFSFNLIEVQICSFVFGLIAVFLTYFISSAISSEDNGVLTLVLTGMVIAALCSAFISLIKYVGDPYNKLPEITFWLMGGLSSVTTKNVLFMIIPMVFGLVPIILLRWNLNVLSLGEEEARSLGVNTSRLRIIMILCSTLMTAASVSIGGMIGWVGLIIPHLTRMIVGPNYKILLPATILIGSSYLLLVDDVARSLFSMEIPLGILTSLIGAPFFIYLLLKGRRGWI, encoded by the coding sequence ATGAAAACTATAAACAAAGTAAATATAAAGCAAGACCCAACAATTTTACTTTCAGATTCAGTTACGGATACACATACTAAAATAAAGCAAAAAAAAAATTATCTTCTTATAGGCTTAGTGCTATTACCAATATTGGCCTTCATTATATCTTTTAGTGTTGGAAGATATTCTATTCCAATATCTACACTTTTTGATATTTTCTATTCTAAGCTGTTCGGATTGAGTATACACTACCCTGATACCCTGCTTACAGTGCTGTTCAAAGTTAGAATTCCAAGAATTCTTGCAGCTATGATGGTAGGTGCAGCCCTTTCTGTGTCAGGTGCAACTTATCAGGGCCTATTTAAAAATCCTATGGTATCTTCAGATATTCTAGGTGCTTCAGCCGGTGCTGGCTTTGGAGCTGCCATCGCCATTCTTTTTTCTTTTAATCTCATAGAGGTACAAATATGTTCCTTCGTATTCGGACTAATTGCTGTATTTTTAACTTATTTCATAAGTTCTGCAATAAGCAGCGAAGACAACGGAGTGCTAACTCTAGTACTTACGGGTATGGTAATTGCTGCTCTCTGTTCAGCCTTTATATCCTTAATAAAATATGTAGGTGATCCATACAATAAGCTTCCTGAAATAACTTTTTGGCTCATGGGTGGTCTGTCCTCTGTAACTACTAAAAATGTTTTATTTATGATTATTCCAATGGTTTTTGGATTAGTTCCAATAATTCTTTTAAGATGGAATCTAAATGTCCTTTCTCTCGGTGAAGAAGAAGCAAGATCTCTTGGTGTAAATACTTCAAGACTTAGAATTATAATGATACTGTGTTCAACACTAATGACTGCTGCTTCAGTTTCCATAGGTGGAATGATTGGATGGGTAGGACTTATTATTCCTCACCTTACAAGAATGATTGTAGGTCCTAATTATAAAATTCTTCTTCCTGCAACTATACTTATAGGAAGTTCCTATCTACTGCTAGTAGATGATGTTGCAAGAAGTCTGTTTTCTATGGAAATTCCCCTAGGAATACTTACTTCATTAATAGGAGCACCATTTTTTATATATCTATTATTAAAAGGAAGGAGAGGTTGGATATGA
- a CDS encoding ABC transporter substrate-binding protein, protein MKRLKISIVLVICLIFALLVGCGNSSTSSNSSNASNSTASKPAKQTITDATGAKVDVPTTINTIADGWPAHNEVLVMLGQGSKIVSTNSSDAPKTRPWLAVVNPQMKKATTALTNTDVNTEELLKTKPDIVFNSVVPQIANKVTQLGIPVVQLTFTDFNGLKDTFKLSGKILGADAEKKANNYIKYLDSKLTSIQAVTSKIPEGQKPKVLHITALNPLTIDGSNTIIDNWIKVAGGINAASSVSGNSKVVSMEQILQWNPDVIIFSSNTVTNPNDRATAIEKLSSDPTWSKVNAVKNKKMYVNPDGAFLWDRYGAEEALQIQWAAKTLYPDKFTNIDMAKETKSFYKTFLNYNLTDDETDRILKALPPAAK, encoded by the coding sequence ATGAAAAGACTTAAAATTTCTATCGTATTGGTTATATGCTTAATTTTCGCACTATTGGTTGGCTGTGGTAATAGCTCAACTTCATCAAATTCTTCAAACGCATCAAATTCTACAGCTTCAAAACCAGCAAAACAGACTATTACAGACGCAACTGGTGCAAAGGTAGATGTCCCAACTACAATAAATACTATTGCTGATGGTTGGCCTGCTCATAATGAAGTTTTAGTTATGCTTGGTCAAGGCAGCAAAATAGTTTCAACTAACTCAAGTGATGCTCCAAAAACTAGACCATGGCTAGCTGTAGTAAATCCACAAATGAAGAAAGCAACAACCGCTCTTACAAATACTGATGTAAATACAGAAGAATTATTAAAGACAAAACCTGATATAGTCTTTAACTCTGTAGTTCCACAAATTGCAAATAAAGTAACTCAACTTGGAATTCCAGTTGTTCAATTAACTTTTACAGATTTTAATGGATTAAAAGATACCTTTAAACTATCTGGTAAAATACTGGGTGCAGATGCAGAAAAAAAGGCAAATAACTATATAAAATATTTAGATAGTAAGCTTACTTCAATACAGGCTGTAACCTCAAAAATTCCAGAAGGCCAAAAACCTAAGGTTCTACATATAACAGCTCTCAATCCATTAACTATAGATGGCAGTAATACAATAATAGATAACTGGATAAAAGTTGCTGGTGGTATCAATGCAGCTAGCAGCGTAAGTGGTAACAGTAAAGTGGTATCCATGGAACAAATATTACAATGGAATCCTGATGTTATCATCTTCAGCAGCAATACAGTTACTAATCCAAATGATAGAGCTACAGCTATTGAAAAATTATCCAGCGATCCAACTTGGTCAAAAGTAAATGCTGTAAAGAATAAAAAAATGTATGTAAATCCAGATGGAGCTTTCTTATGGGATAGATATGGTGCAGAAGAGGCATTACAAATACAATGGGCTGCTAAAACATTATATCCTGATAAATTTACCAATATAGATATGGCTAAAGAAACAAAGAGTTTCTATAAAACATTCTTAAATTATAATCTTACTGATGATGAAACTGACAGAATACTTAAAGCTTTACCTCCAGCAGCTAAATAA